A single Bacillus mesophilus DNA region contains:
- a CDS encoding Glu/Leu/Phe/Val family dehydrogenase, translating into MSGQTGSIVQRSLDALMKDESFLRDLQDEARQKAFTSLVAILSTPNHVHKSFLRIPLEDGKVVRIPSYRVQHNNALGPYKGGIRFHESVNEDEVINLATLMTLKNALHDVPFGGGKGGVVINPRTFSVKELHQICKKYVQYFSDVLGPDKDIPAPDVGSGEREMDWMMAEYKSIRPGEPYRGSFTGKSVINGGSLGRRESTGKGVYFSLRYMLHDFIKNQSTLLNNTNNAFAKTALSYADRPLTLAVQGFGNVGSVAALEAYHCTLLQNKVVAVSDRNVTLFKSSGLDIPALIKFTSENNGDLPTTEEQLTEAGVSAEIRDREDVLYLDVDVMILAALEDQIHKDNMEKVKARLIVEGANAPVTSEADEYLSDNGVIIIPDILANAGGVIVSYFEWLQGRETQFYSEEEVFKLLVDKMKSTMDTILPQFFGDPFPLRQNCYIHSVVKLSTILYRQGKLY; encoded by the coding sequence ATGAGTGGACAAACTGGATCAATTGTACAACGATCCTTAGACGCGTTAATGAAGGACGAATCATTTCTGAGGGATTTACAGGATGAGGCTAGGCAAAAGGCTTTTACATCTTTGGTGGCTATCCTTTCTACACCCAATCATGTGCATAAGTCTTTTTTGAGAATACCGTTAGAGGATGGAAAGGTTGTGAGAATTCCTTCTTATCGAGTTCAGCATAATAATGCGCTGGGGCCTTATAAGGGGGGAATTCGTTTTCATGAATCGGTGAATGAGGATGAAGTGATTAATCTCGCAACATTAATGACGTTAAAAAATGCCCTACATGATGTTCCTTTTGGTGGTGGTAAAGGGGGCGTGGTGATCAATCCTAGGACGTTCTCCGTGAAAGAATTACATCAAATCTGTAAAAAATATGTGCAGTATTTTAGCGATGTACTTGGGCCTGATAAGGATATTCCAGCACCTGATGTTGGTTCCGGCGAACGAGAAATGGATTGGATGATGGCCGAGTACAAAAGTATTCGACCTGGTGAGCCTTATAGAGGTAGCTTTACAGGGAAAAGTGTAATCAATGGAGGTTCACTGGGACGAAGAGAATCAACAGGTAAAGGAGTTTACTTTTCTTTACGTTATATGCTTCATGATTTTATAAAAAATCAATCTACCCTATTAAACAATACAAACAATGCTTTTGCTAAAACCGCATTAAGCTATGCCGACCGACCTCTTACACTAGCTGTACAAGGGTTTGGTAATGTTGGTTCCGTTGCGGCACTCGAAGCTTATCACTGTACCCTTTTACAAAATAAAGTAGTGGCCGTTAGTGATCGAAATGTCACCTTATTCAAATCTAGTGGTTTAGACATTCCTGCACTTATAAAATTCACTTCTGAGAATAATGGGGATTTACCAACTACCGAAGAACAGTTAACAGAAGCTGGCGTAAGTGCTGAAATTCGTGACCGCGAGGATGTTCTTTATCTAGATGTAGATGTTATGATTCTTGCTGCATTAGAGGATCAAATTCATAAGGATAATATGGAAAAAGTAAAGGCAAGATTAATTGTAGAAGGTGCAAATGCTCCTGTTACGAGTGAAGCAGATGAATACTTAAGTGATAACGGCGTAATTATCATCCCAGATATTCTAGCAAATGCTGGTGGAGTGATCGTTTCTTACTTTGAATGGCTACAAGGTCGTGAAACGCAGTTTTATAGCGAGGAAGAAGTATTCAAACTTCTAGTCGACAAAATGAAATCCACAATGGACACCATCCTCCCTCAGTTCTTTGGTGATCCATTCCCGCTTCGACAGAACTGTTACATTCACTCTGTGGTGAAGCTATCCACCATTTTATATCGTCAAGGGAAATTGTATTAA
- a CDS encoding sensor histidine kinase — translation MYLIFFDNKLNFYSHKIILLLSGISMVLCMTFPIRLELGAIYDLRYIPFIIASLYGGFKTAIPLYIILNVYRFIIGGEGVFLSFLFSTVILLLVPVWSKKFLTQLSDRRVIIAALASFGTMVLYLINLSMFYGSLDKNYWLITANVLTIHVTGTIVITILIEKIIMNVKNRERYMESERLNLISELSASVSHEIRNPLTVTSGFLQLLNESKTINKEEKQYITYSLEELKRAEKIVSDFLSFAKPQAENMVFSNLKEEIDYVNNVMKPYANYHQVDLECQFSNSLYIKYDQNQLRQCLINLYKNGIEAMKVNGGTLSIHVSEQKHEIKINIADNGIGMTEEEISRVGKPYYSTKEEGTGLGMVMVYTTVNKLKGKIEVKSEKEKGTSFTITIPA, via the coding sequence ATGTACCTAATTTTTTTTGATAATAAATTAAATTTTTATAGTCATAAAATCATTCTATTGTTATCCGGCATCTCAATGGTGCTTTGTATGACCTTTCCGATTCGATTGGAATTGGGTGCCATTTATGATTTGCGATATATACCGTTTATTATTGCTTCACTTTATGGAGGGTTTAAAACAGCCATTCCACTATACATTATTTTAAACGTCTATCGGTTTATTATTGGTGGTGAAGGTGTTTTTCTTTCTTTCTTATTCTCAACGGTTATTCTACTTTTAGTACCGGTATGGAGTAAAAAGTTTTTAACGCAACTTTCAGATAGACGTGTAATCATAGCAGCACTTGCTTCTTTTGGGACCATGGTTCTCTACCTGATCAATTTAAGTATGTTCTACGGGTCGCTAGATAAAAATTATTGGCTCATAACGGCGAATGTACTGACGATTCATGTAACTGGAACGATCGTGATCACAATATTAATTGAAAAAATCATCATGAATGTTAAAAATCGTGAAAGATATATGGAATCAGAAAGATTAAACCTGATCAGCGAGTTATCTGCTAGTGTTTCGCATGAAATCAGAAATCCACTGACTGTTACGAGTGGTTTTCTTCAGCTTTTAAATGAATCGAAGACGATTAACAAAGAGGAAAAGCAGTATATAACCTATTCGTTAGAAGAATTAAAACGGGCAGAGAAGATCGTTAGTGACTTTCTCTCTTTTGCCAAGCCACAGGCTGAAAATATGGTGTTCTCTAATTTGAAAGAGGAAATCGATTATGTGAATAACGTAATGAAACCATATGCTAACTATCATCAAGTAGACTTAGAGTGTCAGTTTTCTAACTCCTTATATATTAAGTATGACCAAAATCAATTGCGTCAGTGCTTGATTAATCTATATAAAAATGGAATTGAAGCAATGAAGGTAAACGGCGGTACCCTATCCATTCATGTGTCGGAACAAAAGCATGAGATTAAAATCAATATTGCTGACAATGGAATCGGAATGACAGAAGAGGAAATCTCTCGAGTAGGAAAGCCTTATTATTCGACAAAAGAAGAAGGTACAGGCCTTGGTATGGTAATGGTTTATACCACCGTTAACAAGCTTAAAGGTAAAATAGAAGTAAAAAGTGAAAAGGAGAAGGGCACCAGTTTCACAATAACCATTCCAGCATAG
- a CDS encoding MFS transporter — protein sequence MAVASTNKVLPTGRVDTKTTYNILFILSICHLLNDTLQSVVPAMFPIFAKSMGLTFTQLGLIAFSMNIVSSVMQPAVGWYTDKRPIPFALPIGLTFSMIGILGLALAPSFEMILMCTIIIGLGSAIFHPEGSRVTHMAAGNRRGLAQSIYQVGGNSGQALAPIITALILVPLGQFGAIWFTLVAASAVILLLYIAKWYSQNLRVQSTFKKVITVPQTEKHSISKAIKLALLILILIVFARSWYGSAISNFYTFYTMESYGVTIAQSQIYIFVFLLFGAAGTFFGGPLADRFGRRKMIFLSLVGVAPLAIILPFVGPTLAFIVLGIIGFILLSSFSVTVVYAQELLPGKIGTMSGLIVGLAFGMGAIGSVALGVLIDAIGLTTTMVAVSFLPLLGLLTLLLPTDQQLKEWSQE from the coding sequence ATGGCTGTTGCGTCCACAAATAAAGTACTACCAACAGGACGGGTTGATACGAAAACAACGTATAACATCCTATTCATCTTAAGTATTTGTCACTTGTTAAATGACACCTTACAATCGGTCGTTCCTGCTATGTTTCCGATCTTTGCAAAATCAATGGGGTTAACATTTACTCAACTCGGATTGATTGCATTTTCCATGAATATCGTGTCTTCTGTGATGCAACCGGCCGTTGGTTGGTACACTGATAAACGTCCTATTCCATTTGCGCTTCCAATTGGGTTAACTTTTAGTATGATTGGGATCTTAGGGTTAGCTTTGGCTCCTTCGTTCGAAATGATCCTAATGTGCACCATTATTATTGGACTTGGCTCAGCCATCTTTCACCCTGAGGGATCTCGCGTTACCCATATGGCAGCTGGAAACAGAAGAGGCTTGGCACAATCTATCTATCAAGTTGGTGGAAATTCAGGTCAGGCTTTGGCACCTATCATTACCGCATTGATTCTTGTTCCGCTTGGCCAATTTGGTGCGATTTGGTTCACACTAGTCGCAGCTAGTGCGGTCATTCTTTTACTGTATATCGCAAAATGGTATTCACAGAACTTGCGTGTTCAATCTACTTTTAAAAAAGTAATCACAGTTCCACAAACCGAAAAGCACTCTATCTCTAAAGCTATTAAACTTGCATTACTCATCCTCATTTTGATCGTGTTTGCTCGCTCATGGTATGGAAGTGCAATCTCAAACTTTTACACATTTTACACGATGGAATCCTATGGTGTAACGATTGCCCAATCACAAATCTATATTTTTGTGTTCTTACTGTTCGGTGCTGCAGGTACATTTTTCGGAGGTCCATTGGCCGATCGATTTGGCCGAAGAAAAATGATATTCCTTTCTTTAGTAGGAGTTGCACCACTTGCAATCATTTTACCCTTTGTAGGCCCAACTCTAGCCTTTATCGTTTTAGGTATTATAGGGTTTATTTTGCTGTCAAGCTTCTCGGTTACGGTGGTTTATGCACAGGAATTACTTCCAGGAAAAATTGGGACGATGTCCGGTTTGATTGTAGGTCTTGCTTTTGGGATGGGAGCAATTGGATCTGTCGCACTCGGCGTATTAATTGATGCAATAGGGCTAACCACAACGATGGTGGCGGTCTCGTTTCTTCCGTTATTAGGCTTACTCACGCTTCTACTTCCAACCGATCAACAGTTGAAAGAGTGGAGTCAGGAATAA
- a CDS encoding VOC family protein, with amino-acid sequence MKLTKIHHVAIICSDYHKSKDFYVKKLGLTILKETYRAERDSYKLDLKVGHHTQIELFSFSSPPQRPSYPEATGLRHLAFEVENIEEAARELESQGIAVEPIRIDELTGKKFTFFEDPDKLPLELYART; translated from the coding sequence ATGAAACTAACAAAAATCCATCATGTTGCAATTATTTGCTCCGATTACCATAAATCAAAAGACTTTTATGTGAAAAAGCTGGGGTTAACAATTTTAAAAGAAACATATCGAGCGGAACGTGATTCTTATAAGTTGGATCTTAAAGTAGGACACCACACACAGATTGAGTTATTTTCTTTTAGTAGTCCTCCCCAAAGACCTAGTTACCCAGAAGCAACTGGTCTTCGTCACCTAGCTTTTGAAGTCGAAAATATTGAAGAGGCAGCGAGGGAACTTGAATCACAGGGTATCGCAGTGGAACCAATTAGAATAGATGAACTGACCGGAAAGAAGTTCACTTTTTTTGAAGATCCCGATAAGCTTCCGTTAGAGCTCTACGCAAGAACATAA
- a CDS encoding triple tyrosine motif-containing protein, with the protein MKKLTGAFIVLMSLFLGTSMIEAETGNQLIIINKGTNQLAFFENGKHVATFRVATGRSQSYTPEGTFQIVNKIKNRPYYKENIPGGHPNNPLGDRWLGLDARGTYGTTYAIHGNSNPASIGTYASAGCVRMFDDDVRWLFDRVDLYATVVITNTSQSFEAIAVSKNYTPYSKLKSVSVDQKSPQPLQTNIVVSAKANLKSTYRFLVQDGGEWKTVQDFSTSSSFTWKPEKAGSYKIKVQAKSTSSDKAFDDEKVITYDVYTPASIETFDSEKEGPLPNHSEIAFSTTTNSDTENLVQYSLYNGSEWTVLKDYSDEGLYNWKPENAGTYKIRTRVKHSLSQQDFDEEQELEYTIFEPATLTSLNADVTSPQPIHSSIIVKAESKDDSTNLFKFQVFEKGSWNTVQEYSTKSSLNWNPNKAGDYQVKVLVKHTLSKEDFDSEKVVDFTIYEPATVGDLTTNVKGIQLVKSKVELSATKAEDVEYQFSVFDGNDWKVLQSYSTSHELEWSPSSPGIYKVKIEVKHNLSVDEYDDLREVSYIFYNSTMNQAVLPSSVQVGRRGPFLVKKTAI; encoded by the coding sequence ATGAAAAAGCTTACTGGGGCATTTATTGTGTTGATGAGTCTTTTCTTAGGAACTAGCATGATTGAGGCTGAGACTGGAAATCAGCTGATTATTATTAATAAAGGGACAAATCAGCTTGCATTTTTTGAAAATGGAAAGCATGTTGCCACGTTTAGAGTGGCAACTGGGAGAAGCCAGAGTTATACCCCTGAAGGGACGTTTCAAATTGTTAATAAGATAAAGAATCGCCCGTATTATAAAGAGAATATTCCTGGTGGGCATCCGAATAATCCGTTAGGTGACCGTTGGCTAGGGCTTGATGCCCGCGGGACTTATGGAACTACTTATGCCATTCATGGCAATAGTAATCCTGCATCAATCGGTACGTATGCGAGTGCAGGATGCGTTAGAATGTTTGATGATGATGTTCGTTGGTTATTTGACCGAGTTGATCTGTATGCCACTGTTGTCATTACCAATACGTCCCAATCCTTCGAAGCGATTGCGGTATCAAAAAACTATACACCCTACAGTAAGCTAAAATCGGTTTCTGTTGATCAAAAAAGTCCTCAGCCTCTTCAGACAAATATCGTTGTATCTGCCAAAGCTAATCTAAAATCAACTTATCGTTTTCTAGTTCAAGACGGTGGTGAATGGAAAACGGTTCAGGATTTTTCAACGTCCTCCTCTTTTACTTGGAAGCCTGAGAAAGCAGGGTCTTATAAAATTAAAGTCCAAGCAAAAAGTACTTCTTCAGATAAAGCTTTTGATGATGAAAAAGTAATTACTTATGATGTTTATACTCCAGCTTCCATTGAAACATTTGATTCTGAAAAAGAAGGCCCCCTTCCTAATCATAGTGAAATTGCATTTTCCACCACAACAAATAGTGATACAGAGAACCTCGTCCAATACTCTTTATATAACGGCAGTGAATGGACTGTTCTAAAGGATTATTCAGATGAAGGATTGTATAATTGGAAGCCAGAAAATGCTGGTACCTACAAAATTAGAACGCGGGTAAAGCATTCCCTTTCACAGCAAGATTTTGATGAAGAACAAGAACTGGAATATACGATCTTTGAACCAGCTACTTTAACCTCTTTGAATGCGGATGTTACTAGTCCTCAGCCCATTCATTCTTCTATCATAGTAAAAGCTGAATCCAAAGACGATTCTACCAATCTGTTTAAATTTCAGGTTTTCGAAAAAGGAAGTTGGAATACGGTTCAGGAATATTCCACTAAGTCTAGCCTTAATTGGAATCCAAATAAAGCTGGTGACTATCAAGTAAAGGTTCTCGTCAAGCACACATTAAGTAAGGAAGATTTTGATTCAGAAAAAGTAGTAGACTTCACCATATATGAGCCCGCTACCGTAGGTGATCTTACAACGAATGTTAAGGGCATCCAATTAGTAAAAAGTAAAGTTGAATTATCTGCAACTAAAGCTGAAGATGTGGAGTATCAGTTCTCTGTTTTTGACGGAAACGATTGGAAGGTGTTACAAAGCTATTCTACCTCCCATGAGTTAGAGTGGTCTCCTTCATCTCCAGGGATATATAAGGTGAAAATTGAAGTGAAGCACAACCTATCAGTAGATGAATATGATGATCTTCGCGAGGTTTCCTATATATTCTATAACTCAACTATGAATCAAGCAGTGTTACCTTCTTCAGTGCAGGTCGGTAGAAGAGGTCCGTTTCTTGTAAAAAAGACTGCGATTTAA
- a CDS encoding two-component system sensor histidine kinase NtrB, protein MDSAIYLAIIFIYGIDMALTILFFSSVVDAVIRHKTALWKHLFNFSTYALTIAVAYFAYTRSGGTVGLFDLANTHSYFITLLSYFLCNVLLVGLYFLIATGDRTFSIAKSLIKDGYSTYLVTLALALILTILLGASPIPGLVIFTCVIVSLSLGFREYKFLVDNVTNDKIYREQILNSLPIGIITLDQYKESLTLNTFAKKLLNMDEREVYKAIKKQKQPTNHSFWEFLASEEINTNVKLPFLDDQQSYQLLASQAKLLNHQEDHIGKILYFIDITDVDYLQKRIHQSEKLALLGELSAGAAHEIRNPLTVIKGFITLANEELNEADREKYHIALLLKEFDRINSIIEEMLLIAKPGAPMITETYLQDLLEEIVPLVKESAPSQDLTFMIDLDRTPLHVDAKQITQVIYNLIRNSSEAIGHTGTIRIYSEVDSHFYHLYIEDTGSGIPENLQKNIFDPFLTAKETGTGLGLTIVQRIIENHQGEIKLHSSSENGTTFVITLPLSRDTGTGTLSQ, encoded by the coding sequence ATGGATTCTGCTATATATCTAGCAATAATCTTTATTTACGGAATCGACATGGCTCTTACTATCTTATTTTTTAGTAGTGTTGTTGATGCTGTAATCAGACACAAAACGGCTCTATGGAAGCATTTGTTTAATTTTTCAACCTATGCATTAACGATCGCTGTTGCTTATTTTGCGTATACCCGTTCGGGTGGAACTGTTGGTCTTTTTGATTTAGCAAATACCCATTCCTACTTTATCACTTTACTCTCTTACTTCCTTTGCAATGTATTACTTGTGGGCTTGTACTTTTTAATAGCGACTGGGGACCGAACCTTCTCAATTGCAAAGTCACTTATTAAGGATGGGTATTCAACCTACTTGGTCACTCTAGCATTAGCCCTAATTTTAACCATTCTACTAGGTGCCTCACCTATTCCCGGGCTAGTAATTTTTACGTGTGTAATCGTTTCTTTATCGCTTGGGTTCAGAGAATATAAATTTCTGGTGGATAATGTGACGAATGATAAAATATACCGAGAGCAAATCTTAAATTCCCTTCCGATTGGGATTATTACGTTGGATCAATATAAAGAGTCTCTCACTTTAAATACGTTTGCAAAAAAGCTTTTAAACATGGACGAGCGTGAGGTTTATAAAGCTATCAAGAAACAAAAACAGCCTACTAATCATAGCTTTTGGGAGTTTCTAGCTTCCGAAGAAATAAACACGAATGTAAAACTACCCTTTCTAGATGATCAGCAGTCTTATCAATTGCTAGCTTCACAAGCAAAGCTGTTGAATCATCAGGAAGATCATATTGGAAAAATTCTTTATTTTATTGATATTACAGATGTTGATTATCTACAAAAAAGAATTCATCAATCTGAAAAACTTGCACTACTTGGTGAGTTATCAGCTGGTGCAGCCCATGAAATTCGCAATCCTTTGACTGTCATAAAAGGGTTTATCACACTAGCTAATGAGGAGTTAAATGAAGCCGATCGAGAGAAGTATCATATTGCCTTACTACTAAAGGAATTTGATAGAATCAACTCTATTATCGAAGAAATGCTACTGATTGCAAAGCCAGGAGCGCCAATGATTACAGAAACTTATTTACAAGATCTTCTTGAAGAAATTGTTCCTCTCGTAAAAGAATCTGCTCCATCTCAGGATCTAACTTTCATGATTGACTTGGATCGAACACCTTTACATGTAGATGCAAAGCAAATAACTCAAGTGATTTATAACTTAATTCGAAATAGCAGTGAAGCCATAGGTCACACCGGAACCATCAGAATCTACTCTGAGGTCGATTCACATTTCTATCATCTATATATTGAGGATACTGGTTCGGGAATCCCTGAGAATCTACAAAAGAACATTTTTGATCCATTTTTAACCGCAAAAGAGACGGGTACAGGCTTGGGCTTGACTATTGTTCAGCGAATTATCGAAAATCACCAGGGAGAAATTAAGCTTCATTCAAGTTCAGAAAATGGAACAACTTTTGTAATCACGTTGCCGTTGAGTAGGGACACGGGGACAGGTACCTTGTCCCAATGA
- a CDS encoding SWIM zinc finger family protein translates to MLQSDLVKEQLHYCANEIKGELSPDIDYDRDKMKKGLNLYRQGRVYNAVMEERYIEGKVQEEEVYDVTLDLDVFALSHCSCSVNGICRHKLAVFFYAYAMVDRVGVFFQEWKENKKVTPLTNRSKGLANEEEEKKEYGESVGSWYSFYKKQYHVYKEKEKNNRFSFNAMFQFESLYKNFFNQLRLKAPVTPFFKELYTVHAASYTMQRLVEESEQSRLSLSSKDNYVYPYVNQLLDIIHERLVDIKKLAFPLVSDGLLLETKETISQLLFCGNEYQYERLMAYFITWNTLLNRKEWILEEETSLLKKQEDFIARKQSQAVDCQFALTHLAYLQKQDQKAVDLLHKIQGNYIKFCYFWAGTLGNSKEFHRQKVWLSHSLQLLKDYNQTMVDYHSKRNLTRQFLPIFAEHTHQNKESRLYVDAMRSLLPYSYMEYNDFLLHEEDYQTWADLQMLVGFDISEHGRELLKQIEQADRQVLVPLYHRAVNDAIKQKTRPAYKLAVRYLKKLRTHYRQLKQLDRWDQFIGKLAHEHKRLRALQEELEKGKLLHDRD, encoded by the coding sequence GTGCTTCAGAGTGATTTAGTGAAAGAGCAGCTCCACTATTGTGCGAATGAGATAAAGGGTGAGTTGAGTCCTGATATTGATTACGATCGGGATAAGATGAAGAAAGGCTTGAATTTATATCGCCAGGGCCGTGTGTATAATGCGGTGATGGAGGAACGGTATATTGAGGGAAAGGTGCAAGAGGAAGAAGTGTACGATGTCACACTGGACTTGGACGTTTTTGCATTGAGTCATTGTTCGTGTTCGGTTAATGGTATTTGTCGTCATAAGTTGGCTGTGTTTTTTTATGCTTATGCGATGGTTGATCGTGTTGGTGTGTTCTTTCAGGAGTGGAAAGAGAATAAAAAGGTAACCCCTCTTACGAATAGGTCTAAAGGACTAGCAAATGAGGAAGAAGAGAAAAAAGAGTATGGTGAGTCGGTAGGAAGCTGGTATTCGTTTTATAAGAAGCAATACCATGTATATAAAGAAAAAGAAAAGAATAACCGGTTCTCGTTTAATGCGATGTTTCAGTTTGAGTCGTTGTATAAGAACTTTTTTAATCAGTTACGATTGAAAGCACCGGTGACTCCGTTTTTTAAGGAGTTGTATACGGTTCATGCTGCTAGCTATACGATGCAACGGCTTGTAGAGGAGTCAGAGCAATCTAGGTTATCACTTAGTAGTAAGGATAATTATGTGTATCCTTATGTGAATCAGCTACTTGATATTATTCATGAACGTTTGGTTGATATCAAAAAGCTTGCATTTCCTTTAGTATCCGATGGACTTTTATTAGAAACGAAAGAAACCATCAGTCAGCTTCTTTTTTGCGGAAACGAATATCAATATGAGCGGTTAATGGCTTATTTTATAACTTGGAATACCTTATTAAATCGTAAAGAATGGATTTTGGAAGAGGAAACTTCTCTCCTTAAAAAGCAGGAAGACTTTATTGCTAGAAAGCAGTCGCAGGCTGTAGACTGTCAATTTGCTTTGACTCATCTTGCCTATCTTCAAAAACAGGATCAAAAAGCAGTGGATTTATTACATAAAATTCAAGGTAATTATATAAAGTTCTGTTATTTTTGGGCAGGTACGTTAGGTAATTCAAAGGAATTTCATCGGCAGAAAGTTTGGTTATCACACTCTTTACAATTATTAAAAGATTATAACCAAACGATGGTCGATTACCATTCGAAGCGAAATTTAACTCGTCAGTTTTTACCGATTTTTGCTGAACATACACACCAGAATAAAGAATCTAGACTGTACGTGGATGCGATGAGATCACTTCTTCCTTACAGTTATATGGAATATAATGACTTCCTTTTACATGAAGAAGATTATCAAACGTGGGCTGATTTACAGATGCTTGTTGGTTTTGATATCTCCGAGCATGGTCGTGAACTTCTTAAGCAAATTGAACAAGCCGATCGTCAGGTGTTAGTTCCACTCTATCATCGTGCTGTAAATGATGCGATTAAGCAAAAAACCAGACCTGCTTATAAGCTTGCTGTTCGCTACTTAAAAAAGCTTCGCACCCATTATCGTCAGTTAAAGCAGCTTGATCGTTGGGATCAATTTATTGGTAAATTAGCACATGAACATAAACGACTTCGTGCATTGCAAGAGGAATTAGAGAAAGGAAAGCTGCTCCATGATCGAGATTAA